One genomic window of Candidatus Nanopelagicales bacterium includes the following:
- the rsmI gene encoding 16S rRNA (cytidine(1402)-2'-O)-methyltransferase, translated as MTGILTLAATPIGNPHDASARLSEVLAAAPVIAAEDTRRLHRLAGDIGIRLRGRVISLFEGNEARRTAEVLELLAEGTDVVLVSDAGMPTVSDPGHRLVAAAALAGITVRVLPGPSAVTAALAMSGLPTDRFCFEGFLPRKGAERARRINELRTESRTAVLFESPRRTASTLADLSEALGPGRRAVVCRELTKTHEEIRRGTLAELGEWAREGVLGEVVLVIAGSSDQAAKGSPSQWAHAVEALVADGLTRRDAVAQVCQMYAVPRRQVYEAAHPSPKPSR; from the coding sequence GTGACCGGGATACTGACCTTGGCGGCGACGCCCATAGGCAACCCGCATGACGCCAGCGCCAGGCTGAGTGAAGTGTTGGCCGCGGCACCGGTGATCGCGGCCGAAGACACTCGACGGTTGCACCGGTTGGCGGGGGACATCGGGATCCGGTTGAGAGGCCGGGTCATCTCGCTGTTCGAGGGCAACGAGGCACGGCGCACCGCCGAGGTCCTGGAGCTGCTCGCCGAAGGCACGGACGTTGTCCTCGTCTCCGATGCCGGCATGCCAACGGTCAGCGACCCCGGACACCGCTTGGTGGCCGCGGCCGCTTTGGCGGGCATCACGGTCAGAGTGCTGCCGGGGCCGTCCGCTGTGACCGCGGCTCTGGCGATGTCGGGCTTGCCGACAGACCGGTTCTGTTTCGAGGGATTCCTGCCCCGCAAAGGCGCTGAACGTGCCCGGCGCATCAACGAACTGCGTACCGAATCCCGAACAGCGGTCCTGTTCGAGTCGCCTCGCCGGACCGCGAGCACGCTGGCTGACCTGAGCGAAGCGCTAGGGCCAGGCCGACGAGCCGTGGTGTGCCGGGAGCTGACCAAGACACACGAGGAGATCCGCCGGGGGACCCTGGCCGAGTTGGGCGAATGGGCGCGCGAAGGGGTGCTGGGCGAAGTAGTTCTCGTTATCGCCGGGAGCTCGGACCAGGCCGCGAAAGGGTCGCCCAGTCAGTGGGCTCACGCCGTGGAAGCGCTCGTGGCCGACGGACTCACTCGCCGTGACGCCGTGGCGCAGGTGTGCCAGATGTACGCGGTCCCCAGGCGCCAGGTGTATGAAGCCGCGCATCCTTCACCGAAGCCGAGCCGATGA
- a CDS encoding phospholipid carrier-dependent glycosyltransferase, with product MSAIVASKPPVEAAPTRRYPRWTISWGGPLAVAALGGWLRFADLGRPHALVFDETYYVKDALSLITFGAEHSAVNNADELLLQGGDWRTMGLFENEPSFIVHPPLGKWVIGSGEALFGATPFGWRFAVALLGTLSILILARSVLRMTGSGLWGTVAGLLLAIDGMAIVMSRTAVLDGILAFFVLAAFWALLVDRDKARSPGRVSRSWWRPWRLAAATFLGLACAVKWSGLWYLAALVLLTIAWEVGRRRRLGDGLVGSLLRDGLPTVLTMTGLAVVVYVASWAGWFLSDSGWDRGWAAGSGIAATLASLWHYHAEMWGFHNSLSATHSYQSPAAAWLIQARPTSFYYDASGAAASGCGSGSCAAEVIALGNPLIWWAGVLALLHQAWRWIGPRDWRAGAAVVGVLAGWAPWLFYWDRTIFAFYSIVFTPFLIMALTFSLMTITTNGAVSTESTNPRAERPRIVFVAAFLLLCVAVSWWFYPLWTGLPVDTSAWSLRMWIPTWI from the coding sequence GTGTCCGCCATCGTCGCGTCCAAGCCGCCCGTGGAAGCCGCGCCCACTCGACGCTACCCCCGTTGGACCATCAGCTGGGGCGGCCCGCTGGCCGTCGCTGCCTTGGGCGGATGGTTGCGGTTCGCCGACCTTGGACGGCCGCATGCGCTGGTCTTCGATGAGACGTACTACGTCAAGGACGCCCTGTCGCTCATCACGTTCGGGGCCGAACATAGCGCGGTCAACAACGCTGACGAGCTGCTGCTGCAAGGCGGCGATTGGCGCACGATGGGGCTGTTCGAGAACGAACCGTCGTTCATCGTCCATCCCCCTTTGGGCAAGTGGGTCATAGGATCCGGCGAGGCACTGTTCGGGGCGACCCCGTTCGGCTGGCGCTTCGCCGTCGCTCTGCTAGGAACCTTGAGCATCCTGATCCTCGCCCGATCGGTGCTTCGGATGACCGGAAGTGGTCTATGGGGGACCGTGGCCGGTTTGCTGCTCGCCATCGACGGCATGGCCATCGTCATGAGCCGCACCGCCGTCCTAGACGGGATCCTGGCGTTCTTCGTGCTAGCCGCGTTCTGGGCTCTGCTCGTCGACAGGGACAAGGCGCGATCACCCGGGCGCGTGAGCAGATCGTGGTGGCGGCCATGGCGGCTGGCTGCGGCAACGTTCCTGGGTCTGGCCTGCGCGGTCAAATGGAGCGGTCTTTGGTATCTGGCGGCATTAGTGCTGCTGACGATCGCCTGGGAAGTCGGAAGGCGTCGCCGCCTGGGCGACGGTTTGGTCGGGTCGCTTCTGCGTGACGGCCTGCCAACGGTGCTGACCATGACCGGCCTGGCGGTCGTTGTGTACGTAGCGTCCTGGGCGGGCTGGTTTCTGTCGGACTCGGGCTGGGATCGCGGCTGGGCGGCCGGCTCCGGCATCGCGGCAACACTCGCTTCACTTTGGCACTACCACGCCGAGATGTGGGGCTTCCACAACTCACTGAGCGCGACTCACTCGTACCAGTCCCCCGCCGCCGCCTGGCTCATCCAAGCGCGCCCGACATCCTTCTACTACGACGCCTCCGGCGCTGCGGCGAGCGGATGCGGGTCAGGATCGTGCGCCGCCGAAGTCATCGCCCTTGGCAATCCGCTGATCTGGTGGGCGGGTGTTCTGGCTCTGCTGCACCAGGCGTGGCGCTGGATCGGGCCGCGGGACTGGAGAGCCGGGGCAGCCGTGGTCGGCGTGCTCGCGGGATGGGCACCGTGGCTGTTCTACTGGGACCGGACGATCTTCGCCTTCTACTCGATCGTGTTCACGCCGTTCCTGATCATGGCGTTGACGTTCTCGCTGATGACGATCACGACCAACGGTGCCGTTTCCACTGAGTCGACGAATCCACGAGCTGAGCGCCCGAGGATAGTGTTCGTCGCGGCATTCCTACTGCTGTGTGTCGCTGTTTCCTGGTGGTTCTACCCGCTATGGACGGGACTTCCCGTCGACACTTCCGCTTGGTCACTGCGGATGTGGATACCCACTTGGATCTGA